From one Streptomyces spiramyceticus genomic stretch:
- a CDS encoding SseB family protein, which yields MYGYEQNQGAQQQYAPPQPPPQGGYGEQPLYPEPSPPSLADAVRAFTTGSLSAEDFQQIFATSKVYCPRGDNPGFLALHNTQQPVIPMFTSLKELRRYAGKESKYFVITGAEVIDLLPTGYGFVLDMEGEHRMVFDAKAVEQMVDFAMRRMYG from the coding sequence GCCCAGCAGCAGTACGCCCCGCCGCAGCCCCCGCCCCAGGGCGGCTACGGGGAGCAGCCGCTCTACCCCGAGCCGTCGCCGCCCTCGCTCGCCGACGCGGTGCGCGCCTTCACCACCGGGTCGCTGTCCGCCGAGGACTTCCAGCAGATCTTCGCCACGTCGAAGGTCTACTGCCCGCGCGGCGACAACCCCGGATTCCTCGCGCTGCACAACACCCAGCAGCCGGTCATCCCGATGTTCACCTCGCTGAAGGAACTGCGCAGGTACGCGGGCAAGGAGTCCAAGTACTTCGTGATCACCGGCGCCGAGGTGATCGACCTGCTGCCCACCGGGTACGGCTTCGTCCTCGACATGGAGGGCGAGCACCGGATGGTCTTCGACGCGAAAGCGGTGGAGCAGATGGTCGACTTCGCGATGCGCCGGATGTATGGCTAG